The Thermococcus sp. genome includes a window with the following:
- a CDS encoding protein-L-isoaspartate(D-aspartate) O-methyltransferase: MNLDELWRKTVEDLVREGIIRSEAVRQAFLKFPRYLFVEEGYRKYAHLDEPLPIPAGQTISAPHMVAIMLELAELRPGMNVLEIGTGSGWNAALIAELVKRDVYTIERIPELVEFARRNLERAGVKNVHVILGDGTLGFPPKAPYDRIIVTAGAPDIPKPLVEQLKPGGKLIIPVGSYHLWQDLLEVIKREDGSIKVKNHGGVAFVPLIGEYGWKE; encoded by the coding sequence ATGAACCTCGATGAACTCTGGAGGAAAACCGTTGAAGACCTCGTCAGGGAGGGCATCATCAGGAGCGAGGCCGTAAGGCAGGCGTTTCTCAAGTTCCCGCGCTACCTCTTTGTGGAAGAAGGGTATAGGAAGTACGCCCACCTAGACGAGCCACTGCCAATTCCTGCAGGACAAACGATAAGCGCTCCCCACATGGTCGCCATAATGCTTGAGCTAGCTGAGCTGAGGCCTGGGATGAACGTTCTCGAAATAGGAACCGGAAGCGGGTGGAACGCTGCCTTAATAGCTGAGCTCGTCAAGAGGGACGTCTATACCATCGAGAGAATTCCCGAGCTGGTTGAATTCGCGAGGAGAAACCTTGAGAGGGCAGGGGTTAAGAACGTTCATGTGATTCTCGGCGACGGAACCCTCGGCTTTCCGCCCAAGGCTCCCTATGACCGGATAATCGTGACCGCGGGGGCACCAGACATACCGAAACCCTTGGTTGAACAGCTCAAGCCCGGAGGGAAGCTCATAATCCCTGTTGGGAGCTACCACCTCTGGCAGGACCTGCTTGAAGTTATCAAGCGTGAGGACGGTTCAATTAAGGTTAAAAACCACGGGGGAGTGGCTTTCGTTCCACTCATAGGGGAATACGGCTGGAAGGAGTAG